Proteins encoded together in one bacterium window:
- a CDS encoding MraY family glycosyltransferase: protein MISIACAFLVAALVVLVLTPIMASLAKGVGILDRPSERKVHKEPVPRLGGVAIFLGVGISISTVFLYGTALGKLLPWDTPRLCLWLGATLAFGLGLLDDVRRLSPKLKLMAQVAAAVVAYAGGVRIQGLLFPWGTEWSFGVFSLPATLLWFVLLMNAINLIDGLDGLAAGVSFFACSIMGVLCLISDRMVEALGFAAVAGACLGFLRYNFNPASVFMGDSGSYFLGYIIAGMSVLGSLKSQTATALLIPVVALGVPLMDALWATIRRFILGTEIFRPDREHIHHRLLAMGMNQKRAVLLMYGASLCLGALSLSLVYIRDFRAGVLLLLLGLTAILAIRKLGYLEYLAAEKFLGWFEDLSDEMGFKKDRRTFLARQVQIYGSKTMEEMWERVLGAAEHLGMDYVEMKVFDGRDPLTHRQVCLWEARHGKEISHRFDPSRSMFISLPLGRDETKLGVLCLAKDLSGKPLSRHALRRIEHLRRTVGDTLERFKAMKKDPSHDSLMDGPGEV from the coding sequence ATAGGCCTTCTGAGCGAAAGGTACACAAAGAGCCAGTGCCCAGGCTGGGAGGGGTAGCCATCTTCCTGGGAGTAGGGATCTCCATCTCTACCGTTTTCCTTTACGGCACGGCTCTTGGGAAACTCCTGCCATGGGACACACCAAGGCTTTGCCTGTGGCTTGGGGCCACCCTGGCCTTTGGTTTGGGCCTCTTGGATGATGTAAGGAGGCTTTCCCCCAAGTTAAAGCTGATGGCGCAGGTTGCGGCCGCCGTGGTGGCCTATGCAGGAGGGGTCAGGATCCAAGGGCTTCTTTTCCCATGGGGGACTGAATGGTCCTTTGGGGTTTTTTCTCTGCCTGCAACATTGCTTTGGTTTGTGCTTCTCATGAACGCCATCAATCTCATAGATGGTTTGGACGGCCTGGCAGCCGGAGTGAGTTTCTTTGCCTGTTCAATAATGGGGGTCTTGTGCCTCATCTCGGACAGGATGGTGGAGGCTTTGGGGTTTGCGGCTGTGGCCGGAGCCTGCCTTGGTTTTCTAAGGTATAACTTTAACCCTGCATCGGTATTCATGGGAGATTCTGGAAGTTACTTCCTGGGATATATCATCGCAGGCATGAGCGTGCTGGGATCCCTCAAGAGCCAGACCGCCACGGCTCTTTTGATCCCTGTTGTGGCCCTGGGGGTGCCTCTCATGGACGCACTTTGGGCAACAATTCGCAGGTTCATTCTGGGAACAGAGATCTTCAGGCCTGACCGGGAGCATATTCACCACCGCCTGCTGGCCATGGGAATGAATCAGAAAAGAGCGGTTCTCTTGATGTACGGGGCCAGCCTATGCCTGGGAGCCCTTTCCCTGAGTCTGGTGTATATCAGGGATTTCCGTGCCGGGGTGCTCCTGCTTCTTTTGGGCCTCACGGCTATTCTGGCAATTCGGAAGCTGGGTTACCTGGAGTATCTTGCCGCAGAGAAGTTCCTGGGTTGGTTTGAAGACCTGTCCGATGAAATGGGATTCAAGAAAGACCGGAGGACCTTTCTGGCCAGGCAAGTGCAGATCTATGGTTCCAAAACCATGGAGGAGATGTGGGAGCGGGTTTTGGGAGCAGCAGAGCATCTGGGCATGGACTATGTTGAGATGAAGGTCTTTGACGGAAGAGATCCTTTGACCCACAGGCAGGTTTGCCTATGGGAAGCCAGGCACGGAAAGGAGATCTCCCACCGTTTCGATCCCTCCAGGTCCATGTTCATTTCCCTGCCTCTGGGCAGGGACGAAACCAAGCTGGGTGTTCTTTGCCTGGCAAAGGATCTCTCGGGAAAACCCCTGTCCCGCCATGCCCTAAGAAGGATAGAACATCTAAGGCGCACCGTTGGTGACACCCTGGAGCGTTTCAAGGCCATGAAAAAGGATCCTTCCCATGACAGCCTCATGGATGGGCCCGGGGAGGTCTGA